A stretch of the Arthrobacter stackebrandtii genome encodes the following:
- a CDS encoding DUF2156 domain-containing protein, which produces MHAVLGWLRRTPFALAMMAATVAVHLVAVGVFGRLPRHLAAEFGFQAADLLGGRWWNAFTTLFLSTSTASMVLGLAVLCLVLGLAEFTVGTLRAAGLFLATQLSAVVLYSVLLGVGGAAGIDFPAGMEQATLLGPFAASAGALLVASPAISVLWRRRVRVLVLATALMLSVYVGHAQHTFILLAAVAGLLLGMALVKPVGHGMVGRSTSREVRTNLAMVVAVFAVGPLAATLAHVPEGPLAVLRLWITNQDTDLPPVPSHCTADQVADVCDRVVHNVGFMQTGSHLLALVPMVLLLVCAEGLRRGNRLALWAAVYLHLVIAVVSAFYFQVFAGVGLALRRGHRRLSIDESVWELLPVVLVPALIALALVVFRRHFRVDPDPALRRRSLVYLPVILLVFVALYTAAWLAEGNLEDNPLGLVALIAGIPRIVLPYPFPFSYSASVYPHGVFSELLFSFGGPALWLVSALGILAVFLSRHLGASGTDRNRAQALVAQGGDSLSWMTLWQNNRYWFSAVAPVGVAYQVHNGVAVTVGGPIGSQALAAEAVDGFLDYCAEESLTPCFYSVNSLPAELLESRGFKGVEVAAETLLDIRTMEFKGKDWQNVRTALNKADKLGVSCVWSRYGELTTSQRTQLNEISEDWVSGQALPELGFTLGGVEELKDPQVQLCLAVDADGKVHAATSWLPVHDGGEVVSWTLDFMRRNSGAFNGVMEYLVAQAVRHFAPTVEYISLSGSPLAGSAELEGTLGRILALLARTLEPVYGFASLANFKQRFKPRHRPLFLMYQDPLSLPAIGRAVGEAYMPNMSVRSLARVLRKP; this is translated from the coding sequence ATGCATGCCGTGCTGGGCTGGCTGCGAAGGACACCTTTCGCGCTGGCCATGATGGCAGCAACGGTGGCCGTGCACCTGGTGGCGGTGGGGGTGTTTGGCCGGCTGCCCCGGCACCTCGCCGCAGAGTTTGGCTTCCAGGCGGCAGACCTGTTGGGCGGTCGCTGGTGGAATGCATTCACCACGTTGTTCCTGAGCACCAGCACGGCCTCGATGGTGCTGGGACTTGCCGTGCTGTGCCTGGTCCTGGGCCTGGCGGAGTTCACGGTGGGGACCCTGCGCGCGGCCGGACTTTTCCTCGCAACCCAGCTGTCCGCCGTCGTGCTCTATTCAGTGCTTCTGGGTGTGGGAGGCGCGGCCGGGATCGACTTCCCGGCGGGCATGGAACAGGCAACGCTGCTGGGGCCGTTTGCAGCGTCCGCAGGGGCACTGCTGGTGGCCAGTCCGGCCATCAGCGTGCTGTGGCGCCGGCGCGTGCGGGTCCTGGTGCTGGCAACGGCGCTCATGCTCAGCGTTTATGTCGGGCATGCGCAGCACACGTTCATCCTGCTGGCGGCGGTCGCGGGGCTGCTGCTGGGCATGGCGCTGGTGAAGCCTGTGGGGCACGGGATGGTGGGCCGCTCCACCAGCAGAGAAGTGCGCACCAACCTGGCCATGGTGGTGGCGGTGTTTGCCGTGGGGCCGCTGGCCGCGACGCTGGCGCACGTGCCTGAGGGCCCGCTGGCCGTGCTGCGGCTGTGGATCACCAACCAGGACACGGACCTGCCGCCCGTTCCCAGCCACTGCACTGCGGACCAGGTGGCCGATGTGTGCGACAGGGTGGTCCACAACGTGGGGTTCATGCAGACCGGCAGCCACCTGCTGGCGCTGGTGCCCATGGTGCTGCTCCTGGTGTGCGCCGAGGGCCTGCGCCGCGGCAACCGCCTGGCGCTGTGGGCCGCCGTCTACCTGCACCTGGTCATCGCCGTTGTCTCCGCGTTCTACTTCCAGGTTTTCGCCGGGGTGGGCCTGGCGCTGCGGCGCGGACACCGCCGCCTGAGCATCGATGAATCCGTGTGGGAGCTGCTGCCCGTGGTGCTGGTGCCGGCGCTGATTGCACTGGCGCTCGTGGTGTTCCGGCGGCACTTCCGGGTGGATCCGGACCCGGCACTGCGGCGCCGCTCGCTCGTGTACCTGCCAGTGATCCTGCTGGTGTTTGTGGCCCTGTACACCGCGGCCTGGCTGGCCGAGGGCAACCTGGAGGACAACCCGCTGGGGCTCGTTGCGCTGATCGCCGGCATCCCCCGGATCGTGCTTCCCTACCCGTTCCCGTTTAGTTACTCAGCCAGCGTGTACCCCCACGGTGTGTTTTCAGAACTGCTGTTCAGCTTTGGCGGCCCGGCCCTGTGGCTGGTCAGCGCGCTGGGCATCCTGGCCGTCTTCCTCAGCCGCCACCTCGGCGCCAGCGGCACCGACCGCAACCGGGCCCAGGCCCTTGTGGCCCAGGGCGGGGACTCGCTGTCCTGGATGACGCTGTGGCAGAACAACCGCTATTGGTTTTCCGCCGTCGCGCCGGTGGGCGTGGCCTACCAGGTGCACAACGGCGTGGCCGTCACGGTGGGCGGCCCCATTGGCAGCCAGGCCCTCGCTGCAGAGGCCGTGGACGGCTTCCTGGACTATTGCGCGGAGGAGTCCCTGACGCCGTGCTTCTACTCCGTGAACAGCCTGCCCGCTGAACTGTTGGAAAGCCGCGGTTTCAAGGGCGTGGAGGTGGCGGCTGAGACGCTCCTGGACATTCGCACCATGGAGTTCAAGGGCAAGGACTGGCAAAACGTTCGCACCGCACTGAACAAGGCGGACAAGCTGGGCGTGAGCTGTGTCTGGAGCAGATACGGGGAATTGACCACCAGCCAGCGCACCCAGCTGAATGAGATTTCCGAGGACTGGGTTTCCGGGCAGGCCCTGCCGGAACTGGGCTTTACCTTGGGCGGGGTGGAGGAGCTCAAGGACCCGCAGGTCCAGCTGTGCCTGGCCGTGGATGCCGACGGGAAGGTCCACGCCGCCACGAGCTGGCTGCCTGTCCACGACGGTGGCGAGGTGGTCAGCTGGACATTGGACTTCATGCGCCGCAACTCCGGGGCCTTCAACGGGGTCATGGAATACCTGGTGGCCCAGGCTGTGCGCCATTTCGCGCCGACGGTGGAGTACATTTCACTCTCCGGCTCGCCCCTTGCCGGCAGCGCGGAACTTGAGGGCACGCTGGGACGGATCCTGGCCCTGTTGGCGCGCACGTTGGAACCCGTGTACGGCTTTGCCTCGCTGGCCAACTTCAAGCAGCGTTTCAAGCCGCGGCACCGCCCGTTGTTCCTGATGTACCAGGACCCGCTGTCGCTGCCGGCGATCGGCCGGGCGGTGGGCGAAGCTTACATGCCCAACATGTCAGTGCGGTCCCTGGCCCGCGTGCTCCGGAAACCGTAG
- a CDS encoding cold-shock protein: MAQGTVKWFNAEKGFGFITPDTADGDVFVHYSEIQTGGFRTLEENARVEFEIGQGAKGPQATGVTTL; encoded by the coding sequence ATGGCACAGGGAACCGTCAAGTGGTTCAACGCTGAAAAGGGTTTCGGCTTCATCACCCCGGACACCGCCGACGGCGACGTTTTTGTCCACTACTCGGAGATCCAGACCGGCGGCTTCCGCACACTGGAAGAGAACGCCCGGGTTGAGTTTGAGATTGGCCAGGGCGCCAAGGGCCCCCAGGCCACGGGCGTCACCACGCTCTAG
- a CDS encoding N-acetylglucosamine-6-phosphate deacetylase gives MTDANAMPLPAKYLLQGSVVTDRGIVEGGLLAIDGDRIVYAGRADHFDEPGFGPADLDAANIISLPAGQMIIPGLVDIHNHGGNGGDFPSADEASARTAVDFLHKAGTTTLLASMVTASPEDLIKGIGIYAGMTAEGLLAGIHLEGPFLSHARCGAQNPAFLLNPDLELMSSLIEAGRGTIATMTYAPELPGADELVDLLTSHGITPSVGHTDCDTATAAESLAQARDGLDSTGFDGVSGRPTVTHLFNGMPPMHHRAPGPVAACLRAARSGAAAVELVADNTHLDPQTVLTVFELVGASNILLVTDSMAAAGLADGQYMLGPSPVTVTDGVATLDATGSIAGGTATLLDVVRRTTAAGVKFTDALKSATVVPAGVLGLTDEVGALRRGLRADFVIVNAGLEPQRVMRAGAWLN, from the coding sequence ATGACTGATGCCAACGCCATGCCACTGCCCGCCAAGTACCTGCTGCAAGGATCCGTGGTCACCGACCGCGGCATCGTCGAGGGCGGGCTGCTCGCCATCGACGGCGACAGGATCGTGTACGCAGGGCGTGCCGACCACTTTGACGAGCCCGGCTTTGGCCCCGCGGACCTGGACGCGGCCAACATCATCTCGCTGCCGGCCGGACAGATGATCATCCCGGGCCTGGTGGACATCCACAACCATGGCGGCAACGGCGGCGACTTCCCCAGCGCGGACGAGGCCTCGGCCCGCACCGCCGTGGACTTCCTGCACAAGGCAGGCACCACCACGCTGCTTGCCAGCATGGTCACCGCCTCCCCCGAAGACCTCATCAAGGGGATCGGCATCTACGCCGGAATGACGGCCGAGGGCCTGCTGGCAGGCATCCACCTTGAAGGCCCGTTCCTGTCCCACGCCCGCTGCGGCGCCCAGAACCCTGCCTTCCTGCTGAACCCCGACCTTGAGCTGATGTCCTCGCTCATCGAAGCCGGCCGCGGCACGATCGCCACCATGACCTACGCCCCCGAGCTGCCGGGCGCCGACGAACTGGTTGACCTGCTCACCAGCCACGGCATCACCCCTTCCGTGGGCCACACCGACTGCGACACCGCCACTGCCGCCGAGTCGCTCGCGCAGGCCCGCGACGGGCTGGACTCCACCGGATTCGACGGCGTCTCCGGACGCCCCACCGTCACGCACCTTTTCAACGGCATGCCCCCCATGCACCACCGAGCCCCGGGCCCCGTCGCCGCATGCCTGCGCGCTGCCAGGTCGGGCGCGGCCGCCGTTGAGCTGGTTGCCGACAACACCCACCTGGACCCGCAGACCGTGCTGACCGTCTTTGAACTGGTGGGCGCCTCCAACATCCTGCTCGTGACCGACTCCATGGCAGCGGCAGGCCTGGCCGACGGCCAGTACATGCTCGGCCCCTCCCCGGTCACCGTGACCGACGGCGTAGCCACGCTGGACGCCACGGGCTCGATCGCCGGCGGCACCGCCACACTGCTGGACGTGGTGCGCCGGACCACTGCAGCCGGGGTCAAGTTCACCGACGCGCTGAAGTCCGCGACCGTGGTTCCGGCCGGCGTGCTGGGGCTGACGGACGAGGTGGGTGCGCTGCGCCGCGGCCTGCGCGCCGACTTTGTCATTGTCAACGCCGGGCTGGAGCCCCAGCGCGTCATGCGCGCCGGTGCCTGGCTGAACTAA
- a CDS encoding F0F1 ATP synthase subunit epsilon, with translation MANLEVEIVAADHFVWSGAATLVKGFTSEGEIGILPGHTPLLAVLAPGLLEIAPVDGSRFFVEVDGGFFSVDSNRVVIVADNAQLKDSAASGAGIR, from the coding sequence ATGGCTAACCTCGAAGTTGAAATCGTAGCGGCGGACCACTTTGTGTGGTCCGGTGCGGCGACCCTTGTCAAGGGGTTCACCAGCGAGGGTGAGATCGGCATTCTGCCCGGCCACACCCCGTTGCTCGCGGTTTTGGCGCCGGGCTTGCTGGAGATCGCTCCTGTAGACGGATCCCGCTTCTTTGTTGAAGTGGACGGCGGTTTCTTCTCGGTTGACAGCAACCGCGTTGTGATCGTTGCTGACAATGCGCAGTTGAAAGACAGCGCAGCGTCGGGCGCAGGGATTCGCTAG
- a CDS encoding DUF2550 domain-containing protein produces the protein MNDLGFPFIALAAVFGLVVLTLCLFGVRRMMLRRALGTVDASISTAGNRWAMGVCRYQESDLEWVRLLSLSPLPAKTMKRTKIELIGRREPTEGELTRVPQGSVIVMLSYEGRDVLLAMKFGAYAGLSSWLEAGPHGSVGSWR, from the coding sequence ATGAACGATCTCGGCTTTCCGTTCATCGCACTGGCCGCAGTTTTTGGGCTGGTTGTTCTAACACTGTGCCTGTTCGGGGTGCGCCGCATGATGTTGCGGCGCGCCCTGGGCACCGTGGACGCCTCCATTTCCACAGCGGGAAACCGCTGGGCAATGGGGGTTTGCCGTTATCAGGAGTCGGACCTCGAGTGGGTTCGGCTCCTTTCGTTAAGCCCGCTTCCGGCCAAAACCATGAAGCGGACCAAGATTGAGCTCATCGGCCGTCGTGAACCCACCGAGGGCGAGCTCACCCGTGTCCCGCAGGGCTCCGTGATCGTGATGCTCTCCTACGAGGGCCGGGACGTGCTGCTGGCCATGAAGTTCGGCGCCTATGCGGGCCTGTCGTCCTGGCTGGAAGCCGGCCCCCACGGCAGCGTCGGCAGCTGGCGTTGA
- a CDS encoding alpha/beta hydrolase, with protein MLRRSRRWWLFAAAAAAASALLSIAACWAAIHVVYLFAEDLPATVVINLALVLWVLTLGCATALGGLRWRRTPGPSPARRMLAVVATVAVLATAGVQVNAYFGEYPTVGSLLGEQPVASHRPPPALQQPARNRFMASAVAAGWHAPSGLPQNGTLLAAQIPGTVSGFHGRDAVVYLPPAYYAPNRPVLPVLVLVSGQPGSPESWLRSTKLSYDLDAFAAAHEGLAPIVVIPDPNGSNQNNTMCMDSKLANAGTYMAQDVPAWIKSHLDADTNPAHWAIGGFSYGGTCSVQMVTRHPDVYESFMAISPEREPALAAKRSVTVDRAFHGDGAAFVSQLPLTLMAKHDYPAIHGWFAAGSQDATYSANVRVLMKAGEKAGMSVESQSFPGGHSWAVANKALKPGLNFVYGRLGLI; from the coding sequence GTGCTGCGCCGTTCCCGGCGCTGGTGGCTTTTCGCCGCCGCCGCCGCAGCAGCATCCGCGCTGCTTAGCATTGCCGCGTGCTGGGCCGCCATCCATGTGGTCTACCTGTTCGCCGAAGACCTGCCCGCAACCGTCGTCATCAACCTGGCCCTGGTGCTGTGGGTCCTGACGCTGGGATGTGCGACGGCGCTGGGCGGCCTGCGCTGGCGCCGCACCCCCGGCCCTTCCCCGGCACGGCGGATGCTGGCGGTGGTTGCCACGGTGGCGGTGCTGGCAACCGCCGGCGTGCAGGTCAACGCATACTTTGGCGAGTACCCCACGGTGGGGAGCCTGCTCGGCGAGCAGCCCGTCGCCAGCCACCGGCCGCCGCCTGCCCTGCAGCAGCCTGCCAGAAACCGTTTCATGGCCTCGGCGGTGGCGGCAGGGTGGCATGCACCGTCCGGGCTGCCGCAGAACGGCACGCTGCTGGCAGCCCAGATCCCCGGAACTGTGTCGGGATTCCACGGTCGCGACGCCGTGGTGTACCTGCCCCCGGCGTACTATGCGCCCAACCGTCCCGTCCTGCCGGTCCTGGTCCTGGTCAGCGGGCAGCCGGGGTCCCCGGAATCGTGGCTGCGTTCCACCAAGCTGAGCTACGACCTGGATGCCTTCGCCGCAGCCCACGAAGGGTTGGCCCCGATCGTGGTCATCCCCGATCCCAACGGCAGCAACCAAAACAACACCATGTGCATGGACTCCAAGCTGGCCAATGCGGGCACGTACATGGCGCAGGACGTGCCTGCCTGGATCAAGTCCCACCTGGATGCCGACACCAACCCTGCACACTGGGCCATCGGTGGCTTTTCCTACGGGGGCACCTGCAGCGTCCAGATGGTCACGCGGCACCCGGACGTCTATGAGTCGTTCATGGCAATATCCCCCGAGAGGGAGCCCGCACTGGCGGCAAAGCGGTCCGTGACGGTCGACCGGGCGTTCCATGGCGACGGCGCCGCGTTTGTGTCCCAACTGCCGTTGACGCTCATGGCAAAGCATGACTACCCGGCGATTCACGGCTGGTTTGCGGCGGGGAGCCAGGATGCCACGTATTCTGCCAATGTAAGGGTATTGATGAAGGCCGGGGAGAAGGCAGGCATGAGTGTGGAAAGTCAATCGTTTCCGGGAGGCCATTCATGGGCGGTCGCCAATAAGGCGCTGAAACCGGGTCTGAACTTTGTATACGGCCGGCTCGGGCTGATTTGA
- the atpD gene encoding F0F1 ATP synthase subunit beta — protein MTAQLNEQGTAAKAGATGRIARVIGPVVDVEFPADSLPAIYNALTTEITLNGETKTITFETSQHLGDGLIRAISLQATDGLVRGTSVQDLGSPITVPVGDGVKGHIFNVLGEPLDVTESELSYSERWPIHRKPPAFATLEGSTEMLETGIKSIDLLTPYIKGGKIGLFGGAGVGKTVLIQEMITRVARNFGGTSVFAGVGERTREGNDLWVEMEEAGVLKDTALVFGQMDEPPGTRLRVALSALTMAEYFRDVQNQDVLLFIDNIFRFTQAGSEVSTLLGRMPSAVGYQPNLADEMGLLQERITSTKGHSITSMQAIYVPADDYTDPAPATTFAHLDATTELSREIASRGLYPAIDPLTSTSRILDPQYIGHDHYNTAVRVKQILQKNKELQDIIAILGVDELSEEDKIVVARARRIQQFLSQNTYTAKQFTGVEGSTVSIKDTIEGFTAICDGDVDHIAEQAFFNIGGMDDVERQWAKIQESTK, from the coding sequence ATGACTGCCCAACTCAACGAGCAGGGAACCGCAGCGAAGGCCGGTGCCACCGGCCGCATCGCGCGCGTTATCGGCCCGGTTGTCGACGTCGAATTCCCGGCTGACAGCCTTCCCGCAATTTACAACGCCCTCACCACCGAGATCACTCTCAACGGTGAGACCAAGACCATCACGTTCGAGACCAGCCAGCACCTTGGCGACGGCCTCATCCGCGCCATCTCCCTGCAGGCCACCGACGGACTCGTCCGCGGCACCAGCGTGCAGGACCTGGGCTCACCCATCACCGTGCCCGTGGGCGACGGCGTCAAGGGCCACATCTTCAACGTCCTGGGCGAGCCCCTGGACGTGACGGAATCAGAGCTCAGCTACTCAGAGCGCTGGCCCATCCACCGCAAGCCCCCGGCATTCGCCACCCTCGAAGGCTCCACGGAGATGCTCGAGACTGGCATCAAGTCGATTGACCTTCTGACCCCCTACATCAAGGGTGGAAAGATTGGCCTGTTCGGCGGCGCCGGTGTTGGCAAGACCGTCCTGATCCAGGAAATGATCACCCGTGTTGCCCGCAACTTCGGTGGTACTTCCGTCTTCGCCGGTGTCGGCGAGCGTACCCGTGAGGGCAACGACCTCTGGGTTGAAATGGAAGAGGCAGGCGTCCTCAAGGACACCGCACTCGTCTTCGGCCAGATGGATGAGCCGCCGGGAACGCGTCTTCGCGTAGCCCTGTCGGCGCTGACCATGGCCGAGTACTTCCGCGACGTGCAGAACCAGGACGTGTTGCTCTTCATCGACAACATCTTCCGTTTCACGCAGGCCGGTTCCGAGGTTTCCACGCTGCTGGGCCGCATGCCCTCCGCCGTGGGCTACCAGCCCAACCTTGCCGATGAGATGGGTCTCCTCCAGGAGCGCATCACCTCGACCAAGGGCCACTCGATCACGTCCATGCAGGCCATTTATGTCCCTGCAGATGACTACACCGACCCGGCTCCGGCAACGACGTTCGCTCACTTGGACGCCACCACCGAGCTCTCCCGTGAAATCGCTTCACGTGGTCTGTACCCGGCCATCGATCCGCTGACTTCAACCTCACGCATCCTTGACCCCCAGTACATCGGTCACGATCACTACAACACGGCTGTCCGTGTCAAGCAGATCCTGCAGAAGAACAAGGAACTTCAGGACATCATCGCCATCCTCGGCGTTGACGAACTCTCTGAAGAAGACAAGATCGTCGTGGCACGCGCCCGCCGCATCCAGCAGTTCCTCTCGCAGAACACCTACACTGCCAAGCAGTTCACCGGCGTCGAAGGCTCCACGGTTTCCATCAAGGACACCATCGAAGGCTTCACCGCGATCTGCGACGGCGACGTGGACCACATTGCCGAGCAGGCGTTCTTCAACATCGGCGGCATGGACGATGTTGAGCGCCAGTGGGCCAAGATCCAGGAATCGACGAAGTAA
- the nucS gene encoding endonuclease NucS, whose protein sequence is MRLVIAKCSVDYVGRLKAHLPLAVRLLLVKADGSVLVHSDGGSYKPLNWMSPPATLRTVGPDDTDLEDGVVDQWIVQSSKTDDRLIINIYEHISDTSHDLGVDPGLIKDGVEADLQRLLAEQIDLLGDGFTLIRREYFTAIGPVDILARDAAGATVAIELKRRGDIDGVEQLTRYLELLNRDPLLAPVRGIFAAQQIKPQAKTLATDRGIECKTLDYDAMRGVDDSASRLF, encoded by the coding sequence GTGCGTTTAGTGATTGCCAAGTGCTCCGTCGACTACGTCGGACGCCTCAAAGCCCATCTTCCCCTGGCCGTCCGGCTGCTGCTGGTCAAGGCCGACGGCTCCGTCCTGGTCCACTCCGACGGCGGCTCTTACAAGCCGCTGAACTGGATGAGCCCGCCCGCCACGCTGCGTACGGTGGGCCCAGACGACACCGACCTGGAGGACGGGGTGGTCGACCAGTGGATCGTCCAGTCCAGCAAGACCGACGACCGGCTCATCATCAACATCTATGAGCACATCTCCGACACCAGCCACGACCTCGGCGTGGACCCGGGCCTGATCAAGGACGGCGTCGAGGCGGACCTGCAGCGGCTGCTGGCCGAGCAGATCGACCTGCTCGGCGACGGCTTCACACTGATCCGGCGCGAGTACTTCACGGCCATCGGCCCGGTGGACATCCTGGCCCGCGACGCCGCCGGCGCCACCGTGGCGATCGAGCTCAAGCGCCGTGGCGACATTGACGGCGTCGAACAGCTCACCCGCTACCTTGAGCTGCTCAACCGGGACCCGCTGCTGGCGCCCGTGCGCGGCATCTTCGCCGCCCAACAGATCAAGCCGCAGGCCAAGACGCTCGCCACCGACCGCGGCATCGAGTGCAAAACCCTCGACTACGACGCCATGCGCGGAGTGGACGACAGCGCCTCGCGTCTTTTCTAG